DNA sequence from the Ovis canadensis isolate MfBH-ARS-UI-01 breed Bighorn chromosome 2, ARS-UI_OviCan_v2, whole genome shotgun sequence genome:
GATAGGTTTTTCTAAAACCTAGTGCCTTTTTTTGTTCCTTGACTGTTGGTGACATCATAAAGTATGATCCCTCAAAATACTGCCACAACTTAAAGAAGATAGGGGAGGATTTCACAAATGCTGTTCCTATATCCAACCTCACCTGGGAACTGGAAGGAGGGAATGATCCCATGAGTAAGAAACGGCGAGGAGAATTCTCTGACTTTCACAGTCCTGCcaagaagataataaaaatacagaagaatGAGGATTCTATGAGATCAAAACCTAATAGCATAATGGAGAGTCCACATTTAATACAACAGGTTACACAAAAAGCACCTCATAATTCCATTACTCCTAAATCaccatatataactgaatttgatcatcagaaattaaaaaatgtattttttcagacTTCTGGTTTAGAAACTACCAAAAAGAGAAATAGCATATCTGATGATGATATTGATTCTGAAGATGAATTAAGACTAATGATTGCAAGAGAGGAAAACTTAGAGAAAACTACATGGTCCtcaaatgaatttgaaaatgatCCCTTTGAAGTTGTAAGGGATGATTTTAAATCTGATTTTCACAAATTTCATACTTTGACAGGTTTAGGCCTCAAAAACAGAGTCTCTTGCCTCAACGGTGAAAGTAATGTTACGGAAAATGGTTGTGACTCTGATTCAGGAGATACAGATGAaatcattgcaatgaaaaaaagtTCTGTTAAGATCGAAAATGGTGTAGATTTTTCACAAAGAGAAAAGTCTGTGTACAAGAAGActtatttgaaaagcagaaaaaagtaTGATCTTTCTGATGACTAtattaaagaacaaaaaagaaaaaacaaagtagaGGTAGCCCTCAGTCACAGAGTTAAGCCTCTTAGTTGTAAATCTCTGATTGAGTCCAGTAGCAGTGAAGATGCTGATTCTATATCAGAATCAACTGAGTGTGAAGGAGATAAGGAGTATAACACCTTGATGGAAAACTGTCTCCGTGTGACTCTGACTTTGGCTGATTTGGAACAGTTGGCTGGTGGTAATCAGGAGGCTCCaaaagaaaagactgaaagcaatGGCCAGGAAGCCACTCCCAAGTGTGACAGGGCCTCCAAGAGCCAAAGGACCCCAGGTGACCTCCGCAGAGGCCAGCAGTGTATTCATCCTGAGGAGATTGTGGCTTCTCTTTTAGAAGAAAGAGAGAACCCAcgtggaaaacagaaaacaaaagaaaatacctTAAAGCCAAAATTTCAGGCTTTCAAAGGAGTGGGCTGTCTCTATGGAAAGGAATCAGTGAAAAAATCCTTGCAAGAGAGTGTTGCctctaataatattaataaagatCAAATTTCCTTGAAACTTGAGGAACCGAGGAATGTGTCCATGGGAAATTGGTCCCTGTGTGCTAATGGCCTATCAAGTGAAGAGACTCCTTTCCAACATGCAAAGGCGGCAAATGACTCAAACCAAATTCAGCCTCAAAAGAGACAGCCTTTTGCGAGCCAGGGTCACAAAGTGGTGTCCCCTAACAgttcagaaaagagaaatagaaatcctATTTCTAGTCCATTGCCACTGAAAGATAAGAAATCTTCAAGTTGTGGTGCTAAGACTCCCAGCAGAGGCCTTGATGAAGActgttgccacaggactggaaggtcAGGAGAGGGCTCTGAAAGGAGGCCTGATCTGTGCAGCTCCAAGGCCCCTGAGAAATCGCCAGAGGTTTTCTCAAGGAGAGACTCCCAGGAAAGTAAAACTGACTTCCCACTTTCTATTAATAGTTCATCAGATGTTAATGTTAAGGATAAGCATGCTGAAGATAATCAGAAACGTTTGGCAGCCTTAGAGGCAAGGCAGAAAGCCAAAGAAGTCCAAAAGAAGTTGGTTCACAATGCTCTGGCAAATTTGGTGAGTATATTTTCAGTCTAGGAATTTACCAAGAACTCTCTCCAGGTCTAGTCTCTTTCTTTCCCACAAATGTAGGCAGGCCCCTTTAAagctgaatgtttgtgttttatGTCCTTGTGTCTGTATAGTATATCTGGATATTGCTTTAGAAGATATTACTGATATAGTTAAGTGATGTGTACTAATACATCTCAATTGCCATATATATCACCTGTCAAATGAGTCATGTCTTACGAAGATTTACTATAATGGGACCTTATTCATTTTTTCAAGAATTATTAAGTTCCTACAAAGTTCCAGGCCTTCACAGCAAGTGTTCGATTTATAGAAATGATCACTGTCAGGCAGTATTGGTTCACAGTGTGGTGAACAGAGGGTCACAGTTCAGTTCCATGCAGTGGGAAACAAGTATGCCCATGTGCCCTGACAGGAAGCAGACCAGTTTGTTGGCATTGCCGGGGAGTGGGTACTTCCCTAGCTGACCTGAGTCTAGTGGGAAAGGCTCAGTAGAAATTGGTCTGGCAGAGGCAAAAGGgtaggaagagagaggaaaggcaTTATAAGATAAGGTAGCAGTTTGTACAAAAGTGGATATTTGTAATAACTGACTAAATAGAGTACAAGGTGGTGAGGAGTAAGAGAGATAAGTAGGTTACAGGGCTGGAGTTTATTCTTAAGTCTAAAGGACTGAAAGCAAGGGAGTAAAGACTAGTTGTGTTGGAACAGGAATTGGCAAACGAGCCCATGTCCTATTTTAAAAGAGCCTCttagctaagaatggtttttacatttttaaagagtttaaaaaagaagaatatagAACTAAAACTATATGTGgcttgcaaagcctaaaatatttattctctggcCCTTGACAGAGGAAGTTTGCCAACTTATGTTTGGGGCAAATGGTTCAGGACGTGGTGAGAACAACAAATCAAATGGGACAAATAAGGGAACAAGGATAGACAGCCTTTGGGAGGTTTTGAGCCAGAACCAAGGCAGTGACTgtgggaatatatttttaaaatagcaggaAGGCCCAACTGATGGGACTTGGTGATCAACTGCAAATAGAAAGGGAGAAGTTTCTATCTTGGGATGATGGCGGTATTCACTAGAGAAAAAATAGGATGGGAAATAGACTTGGGGAAGGAGATGAGAGGTTGTCTTAAAGGTAATGCTTTTGATGACCACTCTAGGATGGTCATCCAGAGGACAAGCCGACGCACATCATCTTTGATtccaatagtgaaagtgaaacagAGGAGACATCCACACGGGAGCAAAGCCATCCAGGAGAGGAACTGGTAAAAGTAAGAAATTTAAGATGTCCATATGGGCATGCCTCTACTTGTGCAGATCCATTTCTGCATATTGCATACCAAAACCTGCCCCCAACTGCTGGGCTCAACATAAAATTTCCTCTGGGAGCCACAGTGAAACACAAAATTCCCCAGACCACCAAGCATGGATGCTACAGGGGCCTTAAAGATTTTCTCCCACATAAATCTGTCCTCTGCAAAGTGACATCAATATTAGTGAAACCATGCAGAAAATGTTCTTATATATAATAACTGCCCCTCTTTCAGGCTGCATTAGAAGCCTCCTGAGACCCAAGGGGCCACGTAAATATCACTGAATCAAGAGTTTCCATTGTAACCACTACACTGTTTCCTGGGATATGCATTGGAGTCATTTCTTAAGTGTAAGGAGGAAAATTGCATAATGAGGGGAATACTGATTGTCTTGGTTATTAAtaaacatttctgtccttatgtAACAGGAGTCCATGGGTAGAGCCTCTGGGAAGCTCTTTGACAGCAGCGATGATGAGGAATCTTGTTCCGAAGATGATAATAACAGGTTCAGAATTAAACCTCAGTTTGAGGGCAGAGCTGGACAGAAGGTTAGTGAAGACTGAGAATAAAAAAATTTGCAACATGCTCTTATTTTTTCAACATAGTCCTTAAATCTAGGTTAATGAAGGCAGACCTTGCCCAAACTCTTAACATTAAGGTTTTTGAGATTGAGTCCTCCATGGTCCTCTTTGTTTGGTTCATGGGTAGGTGAGGTTATGCAAACATTAATGTAGTAAATTTCACAGCATGGGAAGTATACTTGGAGGGCCTTGTTTATAAGTAATTTCTTGGGAATGTGACTGTCAGTTGTCTTTGTGTTTTGTCTTAGCTCATGAATTTGCAGTCTCACTTTGGCACTGATGACAGATTTCGCATGGACTCCCGATTTCTAGAAAGTGATAGTGAAGACGAACATGAAGGTAAATGACTCATTGTCCAAACAAACAGTCCTGATGTTAGAGCTGGCATACCTCAAGGAATCAGCTCGTCTAGCATCTTGACTTAACACATAGAGaagtgttttatgtatatataacacataCAGTGTTATGTGTACATGGTGTGTTATATGTACATGTAACACTtgtatgtattaatttatttataaaattttaatttcctgaaGCTGCCAGAAAAGACAGGAGTAAGTAGCATCTGCCAAAGGTACCATTTTCCCTCATCCCGTTCCTGGTGTTAGAAGTCAAGGACCCTTACCTGGCAGAAGGTCACCAGGTCCTCGTGAGATTGTGTAAGACAGATATATCCCACTTGGTTTACTTAAAGAAAATGTTCATGCTCGGTTCAGTGCAGATTTTTCAAAGCAATGTACCATTGAATGTCACTATACTTAAATTCATtcttatttgaatatatttaacaGCACTGATGCTATCGGAAGCATCGGCAGTGGTTCCAAACTTTCTTTACAAGATCTTCTACTCTTATCCTTTGCAAAAGACCTCACCTCTTACTTGACCAAGAGGATGGTCACTTGAAGTAGCTCCCTGCTTTCCTTTCCAATCTCAGAACTACtctgtcctttctttttccttctttcctgagTTTATCTAATCTGCATCTTGATCTTCTCCATTTATACTTCCTGTTCCCTCCTTTCTCATTTGCATCTTCACATTTAACTTTCTTCTATGTCTTCGTTCTTTCTACAGACTTAGTTCAGTCTCATAGGTTCAAAAAGCCATTCTTCAACCCTGCCAGTTTTTAAGTTGccattcccattttttttttttcagttctaagcctgaaatgaaaaaataaattgcatCTAATTTAGAAGCAGTTGATTATATTGAAAGTACAGTCTCTGGATATGATACTTTCAATTCTTTGAGGTGattattatgtatattatacatttcTGAAAACAAGTATTCCAAGAGTAAATTCTCCAGGATCCATACCAACTTATTGTTTCAGAACTTTTCACTCAAAATTCCATGTTGATAACATAGGAATGGATAGAACCTTGGGATTAGTCAAGAAGCTATAGATGTTGCTTTCTAACTCCTGCCACTTTTGTCTGTCTCATATTTACAACTCTTTAGCGTGGGTTCCCTCAAAGCTGTGAATAACTGGTTTACCAAATGCAGTGGCATCTTCTCAAGCTTCACCCTTTAGCCTGCCTATAGCATTTGTTATTGTTGATCACCCTTCTTGAAATGTTCTCTTCCCTTTGCTTCTATTGCACTTAAACTTCCTTGTTTTCTTCATAATTCTTGGTTCCTAAATTTTCCCTTTGCTTTGAGATATAGGCTCTTCCCAAGATTCTGTAGTCTGTGTGGCTTTAGCCTTCATTTTTACATGAATATATTCCAAATCTGGGTCATCGTTGTTCCTGGCTTTCTGCTTTTCAGCTTTAGATACCCTTGTGAGAAATATCCACCAGGCATTGAGGAAAGAATAACTGGGAGCTCAGCAGAATAGTCAGGAGCAAAGATGACccacatttggaaaatattcatGTATAAAAAAGGCTAAAGCCAGAGGGTGTTACAGAATCTTGGGAAGAGCCTGTATCAGAGGTTCCTTGGGAACCTTTGAGACTGAGTTTTTGTGTGTTGCTCAAAGACTGTCCTGCAGGTAAGCAACTTACTAATACACTGAGCCCTTTCTAACATTCTGTTCTACTTCCTAATTGTCAATATtaggataaaattaaaattgcCACTTTTTGAAGTCAGAAATCATTGAATATGAGCAGTTTCATATGGTTTAGCCTAATGCAGTGTAAACtcttttcagtttatttcagtacgtgttcattttgtttcctagcatgctctcttccttcctcaggggaCTACTTTGTCTTTCCTACCTTAGACTGTACCTGGTTTGTAAAACATTTCTTACTCCAACTGAACATAATCTCTACCTCTTTTGAACCCTTAGACACTTTGGGGCCATCTCTATAGAAAACTTATGCAAATCAGTGTTTTATTCTGTTAATTTCTGTTATGTAGTTGTGTATATCCTACAGTAACTTGAAACGGTCTCTAAGGCTCAGACTTCTTTTATGTTTTCGCTTATAATGCAAACTGGCTGTTAACTGTTTAACTTTGTTCACTGATATTTGTCTGTTTTTAGTAAGTAAGAAAGCCAGCTTATAGGATTCCACAATGCCCTGTGTGTCGGCTCTCTTCCTGTGATATTTATTACTGAGTTTAAAAGCTAAATGACTGTCTGCTAACATATCATGTTAATAGTCAATAAAACTACCACCTTTCACTGTCTTTCATTTTTAGATTTACATGTAATTTAGATTAATTTCTATATTGTTACGAAAAATCAAAGAATCTCTTCACTTTAGTTTTGTAATTACTATCTTGCTCTGTTACATTTGTCAATCTTTACCTTAAAAACTTAGACTTGCCACTGAAAGccattgtttcatattttatttttaattataagtaGAAATGGGAATTTTGTTTGCTGGTCATGCAATTTCTGGATTCACTGTGACGTCGGGGGCTTAGGGACAGAGAGGTTAGCAAAACAAGGTTTAACTTTTGTTCCTCCTATCTTAATGTGCTTTGTACATGTTTAAGTTCTTGCTAAACATTTGATTATTGAGATTTCTCAAGTTATGTTTGCCAAAAGATTACTAATTATCCTCTTCCCtcgaagaaatgaatgaaaagaaaactccTGAGGAAGAGGAGCTTGCTGCAGAAAAATTGAAAGCCCTGAATGTTGTGCAGAGTGTTTTGCAGATCAGCTTAAGCAATTCTACAAGCAAAGGATCAGTAGCTGCTAAGAAATTTAAGTATGTCTTATGTTTCATCTCACACTTCTCTCTTCCTTTGCCACAAAATTAGGCCATTTTCAACTTCTTGGGGAGCGCAGTTAACAA
Encoded proteins:
- the NOL8 gene encoding nucleolar protein 8, encoding MKADREMKRLFVGGLGQNISEADLQNQFSRFGEVSDVEIITRKDDQGNPQKVFAYINIRVTEGDLKKCMSVLNKTKWKGGTLQIQLAKESFLHRLAQEREEARAKKGKSTTGNTSLLDKMKTVDFHVKAVPGTEVPGHKNWVVSKFGRVLPVLHLKNEHKRKIIKYDPSKYCHNLKKIGEDFTNAVPISNLTWELEGGNDPMSKKRRGEFSDFHSPAKKIIKIQKNEDSMRSKPNSIMESPHLIQQVTQKAPHNSITPKSPYITEFDHQKLKNVFFQTSGLETTKKRNSISDDDIDSEDELRLMIAREENLEKTTWSSNEFENDPFEVVRDDFKSDFHKFHTLTGLGLKNRVSCLNGESNVTENGCDSDSGDTDEIIAMKKSSVKIENGVDFSQREKSVYKKTYLKSRKKYDLSDDYIKEQKRKNKVEVALSHRVKPLSCKSLIESSSSEDADSISESTECEGDKEYNTLMENCLRVTLTLADLEQLAGGNQEAPKEKTESNGQEATPKCDRASKSQRTPGDLRRGQQCIHPEEIVASLLEERENPRGKQKTKENTLKPKFQAFKGVGCLYGKESVKKSLQESVASNNINKDQISLKLEEPRNVSMGNWSLCANGLSSEETPFQHAKAANDSNQIQPQKRQPFASQGHKVVSPNSSEKRNRNPISSPLPLKDKKSSSCGAKTPSRGLDEDCCHRTGRSGEGSERRPDLCSSKAPEKSPEVFSRRDSQESKTDFPLSINSSSDVNVKDKHAEDNQKRLAALEARQKAKEVQKKLVHNALANLDGHPEDKPTHIIFDSNSESETEETSTREQSHPGEELVKESMGRASGKLFDSSDDEESCSEDDNNRFRIKPQFEGRAGQKLMNLQSHFGTDDRFRMDSRFLESDSEDEHEEMNEKKTPEEEELAAEKLKALNVVQSVLQISLSNSTSKGSVAAKKFKDIIHYDPTRHDHATYERKQDDKPKESKAKRKKKREEAEKLPEVSQEMYYNIATDLKQIFQTVKDTSKKEDNTPWNEGSDGEKAEVFRDAPALMTRDEQTGGFTFSFFESDAKDEKEETYRVEAVKPGKIAWQGDPRFQDSSSEEEDVTEETDDKKQSPEEVSLPEKETTRFFFFSKNDERLHGSDLFWRGVGSNISRNSWEIRTNNLRMNCRKKHKDAKRRVKPK